The DNA segment CTTCTCTGGTCTTTCCTGCTGCTGCAGGGATCCACGTGCGCGCGCGCACTCCCTCAGATCGGTGAAAGAACCCCTGCGAGAGACGAAAGCAGAACGGGCTGTCTCTGCGAATGCCTGCAAATAAATGTTCGAGTGCATGTTTTGAGTAACCGGCTTTTTATTTTATCCAGTAAAAATACAcgtaaaatgtgtattttcaaaatgtctaaGATTCGTTCTAGCGGTATTCACCTTACAGTCATTAACCTGAAACTACTAATTTTTAAATTTAGGTAGGCTAGAAGTTCGgtaatttattaaaagtccAAGAAAATGTATTACTTCTTTTATCACAAACTGTTTAAAGGAAAAActagtaaatatttaataaaactatTGAAACTACAGAAAACTATGATgtattttcttaatatttaaaatgagccCGTATCCATAtttaattgttattatttaatacttttcaaTTATTACATATCCATtctatttataattattatataattcatatttacaatatactatattTTACGCCTATAACATCTACCACAATTATCAATATCATGTTTATCCTACACATATTGTAAGGTTGTAAATAATTTAGCATTTGAAAGATTTGGTTTCCTAAACTTGAGTGATTCATATCAAAAATGTGAGAAAAGAGATCATTATCTGCAAAGACATTCACTATGATCCCCAAACCGCTTTGATGCATTTAAGATCTATGTAGTTATGCACAAATATATATCCTTTATTTCTCAACATTTGCTATTCCActgggaatatacaaaataaatcccCATCCACGATAACACACCCGGAGCATCTTCTGTGGATCAGATCTGATATTGTAAAACACATTTCGCAAGAATCATCTCTGATATGCAACACAATGGACATTAGAGGTCACAAACTATGGCATTTATTTCAAAGGCTTTTCTGCTTACATTTGTACAATAAATTACACACTGTCCATCATCTGACGAGCCtaataaatatgatataacGTTCCGTTAAGCTttgtctctcactctctctgcaTCTCGTTTACAAACGGTCTTTGAATATTTTTGAAAAGATCCATAAAACTTTACAGTCCATGTACAGATCGGAAAATACcacattataaaaaagaaagggCCTAGTACGAGCACAGTTCAATGGAAATACACAGACAAGGATGAAACGAAAAATATGATAAACGTGAAACCAAAATGAATCCTACAGAAGCAAAACTAAACACAAAGAGAAAGGAATAGTATGGACATGCCTTTACTTTTCAAATGTACACAGACCCAACAGTTAAAACTGTACAGAAACATCCATGGCATTATTAACAGTGCAAGATATTAAATACCTCGACTCAAAACACAACTTCTcaatatacaaatgtataacaAAGGCATACAATTACATACAAGTGCCAAAGAGTACAGACCTTCAGGTTATCATACATCAGGGAGTCTATACAAACTCAAGAGATGTCGTCAGCAATGTACATTAAACGTTTCTTTAAAAATGCACACGTTTTCATCATCGTGACCTTTTCACTGGTCAGAGAGCGCAGAACAAAACCCACAATGATCTGGAGATGAGAGCTTTGACATTTGCAATGGAAATTAACGCGTGTTCTGTAAAGAGCAACGCGATGCTTTAATAGACAGCATCACACCATCCTCTCTTCACACATCAGTCATGATAACAAACATTCCAGCTGACCGTAAAACCATATTGACCAGAAATACATAATGATTTTCCTTGGTTTTCTTAGCTTTTCTTGGTTGTATACGACAATCGATGGCAAGTTCACCCAAGGTGATATTTaagggaatagttcacccaaatattaaAATGGTCACACGACCGGACAGTCAAGCCCAAAATAAGCATCATAAAGGGGTTTATTCCAAGTCTTCAGAGGCCATACAGCTCTATGAGaggattttgggtgaactcttccCATAATACATCCCATAACATGTACACGTAGAAAGCACCGCAGCGGACTGTATATCCGCAGCGGCAGAGAAGTGCTTTATTAATGGCATTTCAAAAGAAGAAGAGATGAAGGAAGACACACAAACGCATTCATACAGTCTCTGTCATTGCACTTCTGAATACTGCCACATTATTCCTTACACCTCCACCCACAGGGTCTGGATATATTTCAGtagtaaaatacatttagaatCCTGGCTGCCAGAAAACCTCATCGATTCTCCAATTGTCAACAATCGGAATACATTTGAACACCCGAGACACTCCAACTCTTCACGTTTCTACAGACATCCGCTCTTTCACTCGATAGCCCTTGGCAAGGATTCGTTCAGCCAATCACGCGCCGCGTTCAGTTGCTTGTCGCCCccgaaaaatacattttaagaacGTATTTTTCCATCATCATTGCTTAAACGAACACAACGTTGTGAGTTTTGAGAGTAAGCGTCACCCCAAATCGAAAGAAGAGCGAATTTTTGCATAAAGAAAACGAAGCTTTGGTTCAAGACCATTCTGCTAGATGGGATTATTTTCATTAGGCACATTTTCTCATCATTTCTCAAGGTgatttttattactgcattacagtatttcgtttttaaaaagcattacaAGATTTGGATCAGTATATAAAATACAATGTATAAATACTTCGTGTCGTGATTTAGTCATTCATTTTctttaagcaaaacataactcttTCGACTTTGGGCTGAAATATGTTCTTCACAGGTTTGGTCAGATTCAGAATGAGGGCATGTGCCCATCCTGaagtacagaaaaaaacacgTGTTGTGTGTTCCAGAAGTGTAATGAAACAAATATCAAGCCAGCGTTCCACACGAGTGCCCTACTGAGTGCACGTTAAGGCATTGACCTCCCGACGGCTTGATTTTCCTTCTTTATAAGCTCTTCCGCCCATCTGTAGGGGGCGCCGGCGGCTCCGGGTGAAGACGGTGTGTGTGACAGGTAACATTGCAGAAACACACGTGTATTACAGCGCTCCATCACTGTAGTAGAAGTCATATTCAAAGACAGGAGAGAATATTAACGTtcgtaaaacaaacacacaactttGTGTCCTATTGTCGAACCCGACCCACCCAACCTCTCGGAAAAAAAGTGCACTTGAGTGCAAATAGCTTGCCAAGAAAACAGTTGTCGCTATAAAATAGTGCTTGTTGCGGTCATCTGGTGGCTATGGTTTGGTGGGTTCCGTACCCCGCTTTTGTGTCCGTCAGGCCGGAGCCGGGCCGGGTGCTGGTTAAGTGCTCTGTGCTGCTGGGTGCCGTCCCATTCCTGTCACCTGCACTCCACGGATAACCCAGAGTTTTGCGAAGCACCCGAAACGGTCGGGTTGGCCAGCGTCAGCATGACGGCTGCTGTGAGCGAGCTGGACGACGGTGAAGAGGAGGAGGACGAACCCGCCGTGGCACCTACAGAAGAGAGTCAGAGGTTAGAGAAGAACCGAGGGCGAGTTCACCCGAGGCGTCTCTATTCAGtaactcactctctctctctttcttcttcatGCGCTTTCGTCTCCGGTCGATGGACGCCACCTCAGATTTGAGCAGGAGGTAATGATTCCTGATGTCCTGCAGTTTCTCCTGAAGGAATGTTATCCGCTCGGGACTGCTCATCTTTTCCAGGTCCGCTTTTAAGCGGAAGAGAGTCAAcgtcaaaaatgaataaatgacaaatcAATTAAAGTGTCAACACTCGCAACACTCACACATCTGGAGACTCCATTTGCTCCTGCCGTGTTGATCTCTGGTGTGGGAATGATCGTGGTCCACGTGTTTGTGGTATCTGTGGCCTGATGGCGTCGTTCGGCCGGAGCACCTGGGCGAGCTAGCCGACTTCAGATCGCTGTTGCTCTTGGAGGAGGGTGATTTGGCAGTGCTCTCATTGATAGACTGATCCTCACTGTCACTGCTGTGagctgcacagagagagagagagagagaaatttttgaaattttacaattccattttattaacaaataacTAATCAATTACATTATAATTGGACACTGAAAATTAATTCATCTTCAACAATTTCACATAGAGCATTTTTTACACaccatataaaacaaaacttcaAAAGATCATTCCTTGCTTTATAATAtctaaaatcaattaaaattcTAGACTTTACTAGAATTTTAAACAACAACGTCAAATCAACAACCGAATTATTTTCaatcttgttttttctgttcaaGTAAATTGCTCTTTTTGCTTGTCCCAGTAAAAAATTTAAAAGTTGGCATTCATTACCTCGATTTCGATTGTAtttaaaaccacaaataaaaaccttcattgaaaaaagttcaccaaaacaacaaaaaaatgtttgtaaaatatcaaataatgGTCTCAATCTTGTACAAAACATAAAAGCATGAAACACTGTTTCTCTTTGGGAACAAAAAGGACATTTACAATCCACTTCTTGATTAAtgacagatacaaatgcattcaCAGCAATGATTCCATGCAAAATCCTCCATTGTAAATCCCCCGTTTTCCTAGGTAATGGTGACTTATAAAGTGCCCTCCATTCTGGTCTTGTGTTTTCATCTAAAAGCAATACATTACGCCAAGGTGTATCTATTTTTCCATTAAGAATATTCTTATTAAACActttaacacaacatttatatACAGCTTTTCCTGTTGCCTTTTCTTCTCCCAATAGTACCAAACTATTACAATTCAGAAAAGAACCATTGcacatttcaaaaacaggtgACAAAACCAAGTTGGGAAAATGATCATCACTTTTTGGTTGAATCAGTCCTTCGACAAAGTCTTTTAACAAGATGAGTTCATCTTCGGCAATATCCAATTTCCACTTCCTCAACAACTGAGCTGTTAGACGAGTTGATTTAGTCTTCAATGTATCAGCCAGAGCATCATTGTTGGAAAAGTCCACTCCTGCTATTTGAATTAGAGTTCCAAGTGTAATGACACGAGATCTAAGAAGGATATTCGTCAGAGCCGGAAAGCAACTTCCACTTGAAATGTCATAACGTGAACCAAAAATAAGTGGTTCCTGTAATGTCCAATGTAAAGATGTATTTTCACttctaaaaactttaaaaagagaccatactttaaataaattacaataaaaaatgggCAACTTAGAAAGATTCATCACATTAGCATTCAACCAGAACAAAGATTTGTCCATGTTCAACCCTTCAAAATTCCTTAATATTATGGCCGTTGCCATACTCCAATTTACATCTAAAGAATTCTCAAGAAATCTTTGCACAAATTTAATCCGAAATGCTGCTGCTCTGCTTTGTAAATGTATAAGACCTTGTCCACCCTCCTCTTTGGGTAAATATAAAACACTATGTGGGATCCAGTGTAACTTATCCCAAAAAAAATTAACTAAACAAGATTGGATTTTTTTCAATAAGAGTGATGGCGGGTCAATACAAGCTAACCAATGCCATAACGTAGAAGCAGCTAAATTATTAATAACTAAAACCCGTCCTCTATAAGACATttttgaaaacacaaacttCCATTTATTTAATCGTCCAAGAATTCTTTCAACCACCCCTTCaaaattttactttacaatcGTTTCATTTCCAATAAAAACACCTAAATACTTAAACCCTTCTTTATTCCATTTCAAACCAGCCGGCAGAACAGGCAGTCCTTGTGGCCATTTTCCAATTAAAACAGTTTCACTTTTAGGCCAGTTAACTTTTGTTGAGGACAAAatcataaaatcatttaaaatttttGTCACCTTATTCACATCACTTTGACCATTGATAAGAATCACAATGTCATCAGCATAGGCTGATATCTTAAATGCCTGTTCACAATTTGGTATTTTTAACCCATTAATCTCTCTTCtaaattttattaaaagagGTTAAATGGCCAAACTGTACAACATACCCGAAAGGGCACACCCTTGTCTAATACCTCTAAAAACTTTAAAAGGAGCACACAAGTCACCATTAACCTTTAAAATACTTNNNNNNNNNNNNNNNNNNNNNNNNNNNNNNNNNNNNNNNNNNNNNNNNNNNNNNNNNNNNNNNNNNNNNNNNNNNNNNNNNNNNNNNNNNNNNNNNNNNNNNNNNNNNNNNNNNNNNNNNNNNNNNNNNNNNNNNNNNNNNNNNNNNNNNNNNNNNNNNNNNNNNNNNNNNNNNNNNNNNNNNNNNNNNNNNNNNNNNNNNNNNNNNNNNNNNNNNNNNNNNNNNNNNNNNNNNNNNNNNNNNNNNNNNNNNNNNNNNNNNNNNNNNNNNNNNNNNNNNNNNNNNNNNNNNNNNNNNNNNNNNNNNNNNNNNNNNNNNNNNNNNNNNNNNNNNNNNNNNNNNNNNNNNNNNNNNNNNNNNNNNNNNNNNNNNNNNNNNNNNNNNNNNNNNNNNNNNNNNNNNNNNNNNNNNNNNNNNNNNNNNNNNNNNNNNNNNNNNNNNNNNNNNNNNNNNNNNNNNNNNNNNNNNNNNNNNNNNNNNNNNNNNNNNNNNNNNNNNNNNNNNNNNNNNNNNNNNNNNNNNNNNNNNNNNNNNNNNNNNNNNNNNNNNNNNNNNNNNNNNNNNNNNNNNNNNNNNNNNNNNNNNNNNNNNNNNNNNNNNNNNNNNNNNNNNNNNNNNNNNNNNNNNNNNNNNNNNNNNNNNNNNNNNNNNNNNNNNNNNNNNNNNNNNNNNNNNNNNNNNNNNNNNNNNNNNNNNNNNNNNNNNNNNNNNNNNNNNNNNNNNNNNNNNNNNNNNNNNNNNNNNNNNNNNNNNNNNNNNNNNNNNNNNNNNNNNNNNNNNNNNNNNNNNNNNNNNNNNNNNNNNNNNNNNNNNNNNNNNNNNNNNNNNNNNNNNNNNNNNNNNNNNNNNNNNNNNNNNNNNNNNNNNNNNNNNNNNNNNNNNNNNNNNNNNNNNNNNNNNNNNNNNNNNNNNNNNNNNNNNNNNNNNNNNNNNNNNNNNNNNNNNNNNNNNNNNNNNNNNNNNNNNNNNNNNNNNNNNNNNNNNNNNNNNNNNNNNNNNNNNNNNNNNNNNNNNNNNNNNNNNNNNNNNNNNNNNNNNNNNNNNNNNNNNNNNNNNNNNNNNNNNNNNNNNNNNNNNNNNNAGAGTGagggagagcaagagagagtgagagagagcagatgagacgagagagagagagagagagagagagagagaacgagaggagagaaagaggaggagagagagatcgagaggagagggaacaagaggagagagagaacgagaggagagagggaacgagaggagagagaacgagaagagagagagagaggagagagaacgagaggagagagaacaagaggagagagaacgagaggtgaaagagaacgagaggagagagagagaggagagagtacgagaggagagggaacgagaggagagagaacaagaggatagagaacgagaggagagggaacaagaggagagggaacgagaggagagagaacgagaggagagggaacgagaggagagggaacgagaggagagagaacgagagcaggagaaagagaggagagagagagaacgagagaagagagagaacagagagaagagaagaaagaGGAACGAGAGGAGAAGACGAGATGAGTACACTAGGAAGACAGAGAGCGGAGGGACGAGAGAATGAGAGTGAGAGATTGTATACGGAAGAAACGATAGAGAAACGAAAAAGTTTCTGAGAGGGAATGAGAGTAatagaagagaagagagaaaagagagtaAACGAGAAGAcgggagaggaggaggagagatgAGTAGTAGTAGGAGCAAAAAggaaagagaagaaagagagagagagaacagagagagacgaAGAGAGACGAGAAGGAAGAGACAGGAGAAAGAGGAGGGAGAGGAGAAGAGGGAAGAAGAGGgggagagcagagagagagagaagagagagagagagatgtaagAGAGAAGACGAGGAGAGGATAGATGaatgacacagagagagagagagagagtgagagagagtgagagagagacagagtgagagagagtgagagagagacagagtgagagagagtgagagagagagagagtgagagagagacagagtgagagagagtgagagagagacagagtgagagagagtgagagagagagagagtgagagagagacagagtgagagagagtgagagagagacagagtgagagagagtgagagagagagagagtgagagagagacagagtgagagagagagacagagtgagagagagtgagagagacagagtgagagagagtgagagagagagtgagagagagagagtgagagacagagagaagagagagagagagagagagagagagagagagagagagagagaggtttgtGTGGTTTCTTTCTACGACAGAACTCCAACCAATCTGTTGTTTACATGTGATTTATGTTGTTTTGATTATCCAGCACTTGTCTTTAGTCAAAAAATAACACTAGTTGACTTTCTGAAATATGTTACAATTCACAATATTTATTCAAAATTCATCTGCATATGAATCTGGACTAAAGTGAATCAACACGACACAAAGGTCAGAGCTAGTAGATATTCTGATGCGTGTTCATATCAAACTGCAGAAAGTGTTTGTCATTGAACTGTAATGAGATGATTAATGGAGACGTGACAGATGACTGGAGACCACACAACATCATCACAGTTCATCGTGAAGTGAATCGATTACTGACTCAACTCATTTAGCAGCTGAATGATTCACTTCTGATTGTAACTCAAGAAACAGATCCTCAAGAGTTGAAAGAGTGCTCTCTCtaaagcacacaaactcttcCAGCAGACCTTTGTTCTCTTACCTGCTTTGCGGTTCTTCTTGGGATGTAAGTTCATGCTCTTATGACTCCGTTTGTGTTTCTTtgaagctccgcccccttgagAATCCCTGTGACGCTTCTGAGCGGACGACGCTGTGACAGAAACCAGAGAAATAAATCATTCAAGGTCATTCTGAATGTTCAGTACATGAATCCCTTGAAGTAAGAATTAGGGGGAAATAACTGTAGGAACTTTCTTGCAGTCCGCTGATCATGAGATTTTCTCtgtataacattaatgttttaaaatatacttttacatctaataatttcacatttaatcttcaaattaatgcagaaacaacagatttctttaacagcatcattttatgaataaaagctagcattctgatattagtactggtactgatgtctctattaaattgattctttttatttattttaacattaattatagccattcaaaaGTATAGTTGAGAGCTATCGTGTGTAATAGGTAGGAAATGTACATaaattgaatgaagttctcaaacacaaatacagtctttaatgctaaatagTCAATTAAATACAGAATGCAGCAGTTTTGACGTAAATAAGGTTTGAAACATTTATGTTGAGTTTTAAAGGAATCACACACAGTCTACAGAGGCCGATTGAAACGCATTAAATCTTCACTACATTAAAGGTCTTCTCTTTGAAGATCCGTGACTTAAAAGTCAACATCATGGTGCTATCTAGTGTTTCAAACCCAAGTCTTCGCATCACTACAATGTCTTCAAATTCTCTCTGAGATGATGTTGCATTTACCTTTGGCTTTCTGATCGCTCTCCTGCAGACTGCTGTGACTCAGACTCACACTACAGTTGCTGTTACTGTTGCAGGACAGATTGCCATCAAAAGCTTTGGAGGGAGAACCCGCCTCCCCCTCTTCTTGATGCATCTCCTGGATCTCTCCAGCCAAACTCTCCACCTCCACCGTGCTGCTGTCCGACTCGCTGCGTCCCCCCGTCCTCTCCTCAACCAGAGGTCCCGGCTGAGGGCTGGCAGGCGGCAAGGACGGCCGGACCTCAGCCAGGACCTCCGCGGGACCCTCGCCCACAGCTGGAGACTCGGGTGTAGTGGGCGGCGTGTTGAGCACAGAGTTGGTGCCGCTACCGGGATGCTCTCCTGGGATCGTCTCCTGCTGTTCCTCACCGTTCTCGTCGTCCCCTGCGGGCTCCGTGCACGGCTCATTCGGGGCGGTCACCGCAGGGGGAGGAGAGTTAGCCGCCTCGGTGTCCGAGTCTGAAAACAGATCCTTCAGAGTCTTCTTGGGCCACTGAACCTGAATACTGGACCAAACGTCCTTCTGGCCTTTGGTCCGACAGCTGGGCGCCCTCTCCTCCGTCCCAGCCGACATTTTGGCTCTTTTCTCCGGGACGTCCCAGAATCCTGAACACCCGGCTTTATTCTTCTCCTTGAGGCCGTTGTACTTCTTGGACGAGGAGGTTTTGGTTTTGGAATGTCCTCTGGGCTCTTCTTTGGCCCGAGCGTCTGTTGAAGGATCGGCTTCGTCTTCAGAGCTGCTACACGTCTGAGGACCTCCATCTTCTCCGGCTCCTCGCTCTTCcagttttttgggtgaactgccggGTAGCCAGTCGCTCGCCCTGGATCCTCTGCTCTTGCCCTTCGTTTGGCTTTTCAAGGTGCGCTCTCCTAGAGCTtctgcttttttctttttggtcACCTCCGACTCAAACTGTGCCTTCCTCTTGGCTGGTTCCGGGCAGTCGCGGACGGTCAGTTCATGGGTGTTGTCCACACCTGCCGGCGTTTTAAATCCCTCTGACGGACCGCCGCTCTTCCACTGCTGTGGTGCACGCGGCGGCTCCAGACGAACTCCTTTCCGAAGGCTTGATCGTCCACCGCGTTGCTCTTCATCGTGATCGGCTTCACCATCCTCTTCTCGTTCACTGTCGTCTGTCGAGCTCTCAGACGCTACAGTAAACACCAACAACAAACATTCATTCTGCTGCACCGCTAGACTACATCCCAACACACCTGATGACCAATAAATCTccataaaaacagaataatgATGATGTAATGTGAATGTTGAGGTACCCGGGAGTCCGTTGAGGATGGACGTGATCTCTGTTGTCTTGTCGGGCGTCTGCTGGTTTTCATTATCCTCACACTCCTCCAGCTTGGAGAAAACATCACTGCCGGTGTTTGCTTTGGACAATCGACCGACACGATTCTTTGATGGAGGAAGATCATCTCTGTCTGTCAGTCTCTCTATTCGCTCTCGCTCGGATTTATTCTGTCATGATGAAGAAACGTCTGCATTTAAACACAGCTTTCACAACAAATCTTAAGGTCAGAATAAGTGCCTGATGATGTCGCAGCGTACCTTTATTTTTTTGCgatgttttattttagagacGTTCTTAGTAGCTGGTCTGATAATCTTGTCGGCTCGGATCCATTCATCATATCTGTTACATGAGATAAAAAGACCGTTCAACACTTCACAACATCATTCCAAATCAAACAATCAAACAATTCTGATCTTGACCTTGACTGTCATTGCCATAAATCAAAAAAATATACcttttacagtaaaaaatataaaatatcaatataaatgtttttcatttgaaaaaaaaatgtgtttctgaCGTTGTCTTGAATTTAAtttcatgtttcttttttatttcatggtgGATTATGACCTGGACATTTTCGTGACAGATTTCAACCTTCAAGGAGTGATTTCATCATTTCTAGCATCAACACATCTGCTTTGGTACAGAATCTACAAGAATGACAAAATCTTAAGAATTGAAACCTTAAAACAACCAAAACGTTTTTCTGGAAAAAAGATCTAGAAAaatcacttaaagggacagttcacccaaaaatgaaaatgctgtcatcatttcctcgccttcgagttgttccaaatgtgtataaatgtctttgttctgatgaacacagagaaagatatttgga comes from the Triplophysa rosa linkage group LG9, Trosa_1v2, whole genome shotgun sequence genome and includes:
- the arid4b gene encoding AT-rich interactive domain-containing protein 4B isoform X2, which translates into the protein MKTLEEPPYLTVGTDVSAKYRGAFCEAKIKTAKRLVKAKVTFRPDSFTAEVHDEHIRGVLKVGAVVEARNQDGIYQEAIINKLTDASLYTVVFDDGDEKTLRRSSLCLKGARHFAESETLDRLPLTNPEHFGTPVIGKKRNRGGRRSNPIQEEDPSSSSSEEEEGDQQQNEELYGKAVCVDAVITADKKKGSWYPALVISPDCHEDVTLKKDNVFVRSFKDGKFYTVFRKDVRELNEEKIPKADAALKPALDAACEFQRDGTVPSTWRTEVKDESSSSEEDAEEEEEEREEEEGSSEEEEVEPFPEERENFLQQLYKFMEDRGTPINKRPVLGYRNLDLFKLYRLVHKLGGFDNIDSGSIWKQVYQDLGIPVLNSAAGYNVKCAYRKYLHGFEDYCASTGITFRMDLPYKTGEKTDVKTEETAGASNSVSSGEELKVHKEPEASDTRHVLKEEETDAAGPCEGKVDINRANEDDDHHAAADEEENDEELHKEGLTADGPVAEGGEEEPCDESDDKDLSGDVSSQEWEEGEEFECYPPGMKVQVRYGRGRNLKTYEATVKDADLEGGQVLYLVHYCGWNIRYDEWIRADKIIRPATKNVSKIKHRKKIKNKSERERIERLTDRDDLPPSKNRVGRLSKANTGSDVFSKLEECEDNENQQTPDKTTEITSILNGLPASESSTDDSEREEDGEADHDEEQRGGRSSLRKGVRLEPPRAPQQWKSGGPSEGFKTPAGVDNTHELTVRDCPEPAKRKAQFESEVTKKKKAEALGERTLKSQTKGKSRGSRASDWLPGSSPKKLEERGAGEDGGPQTCSSSEDEADPSTDARAKEEPRGHSKTKTSSSKKYNGLKEKNKAGCSGFWDVPEKRAKMSAGTEERAPSCRTKGQKDVWSSIQVQWPKKTLKDLFSDSDTEAANSPPPAVTAPNEPCTEPAGDDENGEEQQETIPGEHPGSGTNSVLNTPPTTPESPAVGEGPAEVLAEVRPSLPPASPQPGPLVEERTGGRSESDSSTVEVESLAGEIQEMHQEEGEAGSPSKAFDGNLSCNSNSNCSVSLSHSSLQESDQKAKASSAQKRHRDSQGGGASKKHKRSHKSMNLHPKKNRKAAHSSDSEDQSINESTAKSPSSKSNSDLKSASSPRCSGRTTPSGHRYHKHVDHDHSHTRDQHGRSKWSLQMSDLEKMSSPERITFLQEKLQDIRNHYLLLKSEVASIDRRRKRMKKKERESATAGSSSSSSPSSSSLTAAVMLTLANPTVSGASQNSGLSVECR
- the arid4b gene encoding AT-rich interactive domain-containing protein 4B isoform X1: MKTLEEPPYLTVGTDVSAKYRGAFCEAKIKTAKRLVKAKVTFRPDSFTAEVHDEHIRGVLKVGAVVEARNQDGIYQEAIINKLTDASLYTVVFDDGDEKTLRRSSLCLKGARHFAESETLDRLPLTNPEHFGTPVIGKKRNRGGRRSNPIQEEDPSSSSSEEEEGDQQQNEELYGKAVCVDAVITADKKKGSWYPALVISPDCHEDVTLKKDNVFVRSFKDGKFYTVFRKDVRELNEEKIPKADAALKPALDAACEFQRDGTVPSTWRTEVKDESSSSEEDAEEEEEEREEEEGSSEEEEEVEPFPEERENFLQQLYKFMEDRGTPINKRPVLGYRNLDLFKLYRLVHKLGGFDNIDSGSIWKQVYQDLGIPVLNSAAGYNVKCAYRKYLHGFEDYCASTGITFRMDLPYKTGEKTDVKTEETAGASNSVSSGEELKVHKEPEASDTRHVLKEEETDAAGPCEGKVDINRANEDDDHHAAADEEENDEELHKEGLTADGPVAEGGEEEPCDESDDKDLSGDVSSQEWEEGEEFECYPPGMKVQVRYGRGRNLKTYEATVKDADLEGGQVLYLVHYCGWNIRYDEWIRADKIIRPATKNVSKIKHRKKIKNKSERERIERLTDRDDLPPSKNRVGRLSKANTGSDVFSKLEECEDNENQQTPDKTTEITSILNGLPASESSTDDSEREEDGEADHDEEQRGGRSSLRKGVRLEPPRAPQQWKSGGPSEGFKTPAGVDNTHELTVRDCPEPAKRKAQFESEVTKKKKAEALGERTLKSQTKGKSRGSRASDWLPGSSPKKLEERGAGEDGGPQTCSSSEDEADPSTDARAKEEPRGHSKTKTSSSKKYNGLKEKNKAGCSGFWDVPEKRAKMSAGTEERAPSCRTKGQKDVWSSIQVQWPKKTLKDLFSDSDTEAANSPPPAVTAPNEPCTEPAGDDENGEEQQETIPGEHPGSGTNSVLNTPPTTPESPAVGEGPAEVLAEVRPSLPPASPQPGPLVEERTGGRSESDSSTVEVESLAGEIQEMHQEEGEAGSPSKAFDGNLSCNSNSNCSVSLSHSSLQESDQKAKASSAQKRHRDSQGGGASKKHKRSHKSMNLHPKKNRKAAHSSDSEDQSINESTAKSPSSKSNSDLKSASSPRCSGRTTPSGHRYHKHVDHDHSHTRDQHGRSKWSLQMSDLEKMSSPERITFLQEKLQDIRNHYLLLKSEVASIDRRRKRMKKKERESATAGSSSSSSPSSSSLTAAVMLTLANPTVSGASQNSGLSVECR
- the arid4b gene encoding AT-rich interactive domain-containing protein 4B isoform X3 — translated: MKTLEEPPYLTVGTDVSAKYRGAFCEAKIKTAKRLVKAKVTFRPDSFTAEVHDEHIRGVLKVGAVVEARNQDGIYQEAIINKLTDASLYTVVFDDGDEKTLRRSSLCLKGARHFAESETLDRLPLTNPEHFGTPVIGKKRNRGGRRSNPIQEEDPSSSSSEEEEGDQQQNEELYGKAVCVDAVITADKKKGSWYPALVISPDCHEDVTLKKDNVFVRSFKDGKFYTVFRKDVRELNEEKIPKADAALKPALDAACEFQRDGTVPSTWRTEVKDESSSSEEDAEEEEEEREEEEGSSEEEEEVEPFPEERENFLQQLYKFMEDRGTPINKRPVLGYRNLDLFKLYRLVHKLGGFDNIDSGSIWKQVYQDLGIPVLNSAAGYNVKCAYRKYLHGFEDYCASTGITFRMDLPYKTGEKTDVKTEETAGASNSVSSGEELKVHKEPEASDTRHVLKEEETDAAGPCEGKVDINRANEDDDHHAAADEEENDEELHKEGLTADGPVAEGGEEEPCDESDDKDLSGYDEWIRADKIIRPATKNVSKIKHRKKIKNKSERERIERLTDRDDLPPSKNRVGRLSKANTGSDVFSKLEECEDNENQQTPDKTTEITSILNGLPASESSTDDSEREEDGEADHDEEQRGGRSSLRKGVRLEPPRAPQQWKSGGPSEGFKTPAGVDNTHELTVRDCPEPAKRKAQFESEVTKKKKAEALGERTLKSQTKGKSRGSRASDWLPGSSPKKLEERGAGEDGGPQTCSSSEDEADPSTDARAKEEPRGHSKTKTSSSKKYNGLKEKNKAGCSGFWDVPEKRAKMSAGTEERAPSCRTKGQKDVWSSIQVQWPKKTLKDLFSDSDTEAANSPPPAVTAPNEPCTEPAGDDENGEEQQETIPGEHPGSGTNSVLNTPPTTPESPAVGEGPAEVLAEVRPSLPPASPQPGPLVEERTGGRSESDSSTVEVESLAGEIQEMHQEEGEAGSPSKAFDGNLSCNSNSNCSVSLSHSSLQESDQKAKASSAQKRHRDSQGGGASKKHKRSHKSMNLHPKKNRKAAHSSDSEDQSINESTAKSPSSKSNSDLKSASSPRCSGRTTPSGHRYHKHVDHDHSHTRDQHGRSKWSLQMSDLEKMSSPERITFLQEKLQDIRNHYLLLKSEVASIDRRRKRMKKKERESATAGSSSSSSPSSSSLTAAVMLTLANPTVSGASQNSGLSVECR